Genomic window (Achromobacter sp. B7):
CAGCTTCACCCTGCTGGCGATTCCGCTGTTCATCCTGGCCGCGCAGCTGATGAACGGCGCCGGCCTGACGCAGCGCATCGTGCGCCTGTGCGCCGCCATCGTCGGCGACATCAAGGGCGGCCTGGCGGTCGTGGCCGTGCTGGCCTGCCTGATGTTCGGCGCGCTGTCCGGCTCGGGCGTGGCCGACGTGGTCGCCATCGGCAGCCTGTTGTTGCCCGCCATGGCGCGCAGCGGTTACGACAAGGGCTTTTCCTGCGCGCTGGTGGGCAGCGCGGGCGCCACGTCCACCATCATCCCGCCCAGCATCGTGCTGATCGTCTACGGCACCATCACCGATACGTCGGTGGGCAAGCTCTTCGTGGCCGGCATCATCCCCGGCATCCTGCTGGGCCTGTCCTTGATCGGCGTGGCCATCTGGCAGTCGCGCAAGCACAACTGGGCGGGCGGCCAGCCGTTTTCCTGGGGCGAACTGCGCGCCGCGGCCATCGATGCGCTGCCCGCGCTGATGGTGCCGGTGCTGATCATCGGCGGCATCCGCTTCGGCATCTTCACCGCCACCGAAGCCGCCTCCAGCGCGATTGTCTACGCCCTGTTGATCGGCTTTTTCTGGTACCGCACGCTAAGCGTGAAATCGTTGTGGGACAACCTGAAATCCACCGGCGAAAGCAGCGCGTCCATCCTGCTTATCATCGGCGCGTCCGGCCTGTTTGCCTGGGTGCTGGTGGCCGAACAGGTGCCGCAAGCCTTATCCACCCTGCTGGTGGAATGGACCGACAGCAAGACGGCCGTGCTGCTGGTGCTGACGGTGGTATTGCTGCTGCTGGGCACCTTCATGGAGGCCATCCCCGTCATCATCATCGTGGCCCCCGTGGTGATGCCGGTGCTGGCACACTACAACATCGACCCGGTGCATTTCGGCATTCTGCTGTCCATCAACATGGCCATCGGCGCCAACACGCCCCCGGTCGGGGTAGACCTGATGGCCGCCTGCAAGATCGGCGGCATCAACATGATGCAAACGCTGCGCCCGCTGTCCTGGATGATGCTGGCCATGACCAGCGTGATGTTGCTGCTGACGTTTGTTCCTGAACTGGTGCTGTTCCTGCCGAGGCACGTGCAATGACCACCCACACCTATCTACGCCGCCCCGCCGCGCTGCGCCGCAGCTGGATGTTCGTACCCGGCATGGACGCCGCCGCGCAGGCCTCGGGCCTGGCCAGCGGCACGGACGCGCTGGTGGCCGACCTGGAAGAATTCACCGCGGCGGTGGAACGGCCCGCCGCCCGGCCACGCATTGCGGCCTTGTTTGCCACGTGCCGCGCGCAGGGCGTCGTGGCGGCCGTGCGCATCAACAAGCTGGAAGACGACGGGCTGGCCGACCTGCGCGGCGTGATGCCGGGCGCGCCGGATGCGGTGTTCCTGCCGCACGCCGAAAGCGCCGCGCAGATCGTTGCGCTGGATCAGGCCATCACGGCGCTGGAAGCCGAACTGGGCTTGCCCGCCGGCAGTACCGAGATCGTGCCCACGCTGGAATCGGCGCTGGGGCTGGTGCGCGCCTACGACATCCTGACCGCCAGCCCGCGCGTGTCCGCCTGCCTGCTGGCCGCCGAAGACCTGACGGCCAGCCTGGGCGCCGAGCGCGGCAAGGACGGCATTGAACTGCACGCCGTGCGCGCCCGCTTTCTGGTGGACTGCACCGCCGCCGGCTGCGTGCCGATCGACTGCCCGTTCAATTACCGCGACCTGCCCGCCCTGGAAGCGGACCTGCGCTGGGCGCGCCGCCTGGGCCTGAAATCCAAATGCGCCACGGTGGCCGAACAGGTGCCCCTGATCCACCAGGTGTTCACTCCGGCCCCGCCAGACGTGGACGCCGCGCGCGACTGCGTGGCGCGCTTCGAGGCGCAACGCGCCGGCCGCCACGACGCCGAACGCATCGACCCGCCCACCTACAACACCGCGCGCCGCCTGTTGGCGCGCCACGACC
Coding sequences:
- a CDS encoding TRAP transporter large permease; the protein is MSSGALFLMGVFTITVLIDMPIAFGLVLSCLAYLAVYDSAPMMVAAQQYVVGLDSFTLLAIPLFILAAQLMNGAGLTQRIVRLCAAIVGDIKGGLAVVAVLACLMFGALSGSGVADVVAIGSLLLPAMARSGYDKGFSCALVGSAGATSTIIPPSIVLIVYGTITDTSVGKLFVAGIIPGILLGLSLIGVAIWQSRKHNWAGGQPFSWGELRAAAIDALPALMVPVLIIGGIRFGIFTATEAASSAIVYALLIGFFWYRTLSVKSLWDNLKSTGESSASILLIIGASGLFAWVLVAEQVPQALSTLLVEWTDSKTAVLLVLTVVLLLLGTFMEAIPVIIIVAPVVMPVLAHYNIDPVHFGILLSINMAIGANTPPVGVDLMAACKIGGINMMQTLRPLSWMMLAMTSVMLLLTFVPELVLFLPRHVQ
- a CDS encoding CoA ester lyase yields the protein MTTHTYLRRPAALRRSWMFVPGMDAAAQASGLASGTDALVADLEEFTAAVERPAARPRIAALFATCRAQGVVAAVRINKLEDDGLADLRGVMPGAPDAVFLPHAESAAQIVALDQAITALEAELGLPAGSTEIVPTLESALGLVRAYDILTASPRVSACLLAAEDLTASLGAERGKDGIELHAVRARFLVDCTAAGCVPIDCPFNYRDLPALEADLRWARRLGLKSKCATVAEQVPLIHQVFTPAPPDVDAARDCVARFEAQRAGRHDAERIDPPTYNTARRLLARHDQFERWAAERRAQAVPQQGDLA